In Thermodesulfovibrionales bacterium, the sequence CGGTCTTCTTCTTCCTCATGCTCGCGAGGCTCTCAAAGAACATATAGGTGCCGACGATTCCGAGCATCAGGACATAGGTCATCTTTATCACAAAATCGGCATTCCCCGTCGCTTTCAGAATTTTTATAGCCTGGACCCCGAGGAGTCCTCCGATGAAACCCCCTATGAGGAGATAGAGCCCCATCTTGAAATCCACATTGCCGACCTTCCAATGAGCATAGGTACCGGATGTCGATGCCGCAACGATCTGATTCGAGTCAGTCGCAGCAGCCACCGTTGAAGGTATGCCAAACATGATCAGGAGCGGAGTCATAAGAAAACCGCCCCCCACGCCGAACAGACCCGAGAGGAGGCCGACCGCCAGGCCGAGCCCCACGGGGATTAAGACATTAATGCTTGTCAATGCAACAGGTAAATAGAGATACATCTAAACTCCTCCTTTCTTATTGTCAGGCGACATGTGTCTGCTTGGCCATGGTCACAATAGGTCGTGATGCGGTCTTTACGAGCCTGTTCAGTACCTTTGCATTCACATTGTCATCATGGGTGACGCTCGGGCTTAGCAGTACCATGTCTATCTTCGTGTTCTGCCTAAGGACATTCTTTATCGCGGAGACTACGTCTCCTGCGGCGGTACTCACATCGACAAGAACTCCTAAGGTGCCGCACTCTGCCTTGAGCGCTGCCAGTCTCTTATCGAAGTCTTCATTCTTCTTTTCATAATCTTCACGAATCAGCTCTCTCGCCGTCTTGGGCTCATCGGCCTCAGCGAAGGTAATCGCCGTCATTAAGTCCTCGAATTTTTCGAGAGCCTTTCTCCTAAGAATCATCAATATTTCTATGCCGTCATTCATCGTCTTCGCGAGCTCCACGGCATAGGAGAAGCCGTCATCAAGAGTCTCATCATGGTACGTTACAAACAAAAGCTGCTTTCCCTTCATCGTCTCCTCCTCGTCTTCTACGCTCCGACTACCAGTACAGGACACGGCGCCTGATTAATAACCTTTTCAATGACATTCTTCCCGAATATCTTTCGGAACCAGTTCGTCTTATTCGATCCCATAATAATGAGATCACATCGTTCATCTTCCGCCACCTCGAGGATCTTTTCGTGGATCTCGCCCTCTTCAACGCGTGTTTTGACGAGGGCGCCTTCAGCCTTTGCCCTCTTGTCTAATTCGACTGCGTCCTTCCTCGCTCCAT encodes:
- a CDS encoding universal stress protein, which encodes MKGYRKILIALNGSHDALHEGLRLAQDEKCWVTLVKVVPPQDGELNLTGIKNIADVLDNGARKDAVELDKRAKAEGALVKTRVEEGEIHEKILEVAEDERCDLIIMGSNKTNWFRKIFGKNVIEKVINQAPCPVLVVGA